A window from Herbaspirillum sp. meg3 encodes these proteins:
- a CDS encoding amidohydrolase family protein — MSNTQPQVIDIHSHFFPPITQAEAAALDPHAAPWLQVKDNEHGMIMTGSKPFRPVYSALWDPARRIAEMDKAGVDLQIMCATPVMFGYSYPVEQALPWAQRMNDYAIELCAHDPKRLKTLAQVPLQNIDAACLEASRAKSIGHIGVQIGNHLGSKDLDDADMLTFLTHCANEDIPLLVHPWDMMGGEQRMKKWMLPWLVAMPAETQLGILSLILSGAFERLPTSLKICFAHGGGSFAFLLGRVDNAWRERDIIREDCPNLPSSYVDRFHVDSAVFDSRALELLVDIMGEERVMLGSDYPYPLGEQQVGQLIRDTRFSAATHAQLLAGNARRFFGI, encoded by the coding sequence TTGAGCAATACACAACCGCAAGTGATCGACATTCACTCGCACTTTTTCCCGCCGATTACCCAGGCCGAAGCCGCCGCACTCGATCCGCACGCTGCGCCCTGGCTGCAAGTCAAGGACAACGAACACGGCATGATCATGACCGGCAGCAAGCCTTTCCGTCCGGTGTATTCCGCGCTGTGGGATCCGGCGCGCCGCATTGCTGAAATGGACAAGGCCGGCGTCGACCTGCAGATCATGTGCGCCACGCCGGTGATGTTCGGCTACAGCTATCCGGTGGAACAAGCCTTGCCGTGGGCGCAGCGCATGAACGACTACGCCATCGAACTGTGCGCGCATGACCCCAAGCGTCTGAAGACGCTCGCACAGGTGCCGCTGCAAAACATCGACGCCGCCTGCCTGGAAGCCTCGCGCGCCAAAAGCATCGGCCACATCGGCGTGCAGATCGGCAATCACCTCGGCAGCAAGGATCTGGACGACGCCGACATGCTGACCTTCCTGACGCATTGCGCCAATGAAGATATCCCATTGCTGGTGCATCCCTGGGACATGATGGGCGGCGAGCAGCGCATGAAAAAATGGATGCTGCCGTGGCTGGTCGCCATGCCGGCGGAAACCCAGCTCGGTATTTTGTCGCTGATTCTATCCGGCGCTTTCGAACGCCTGCCGACATCGCTGAAGATCTGCTTCGCCCATGGTGGCGGCAGCTTCGCCTTCCTGCTGGGCCGCGTCGACAACGCCTGGCGCGAGCGCGACATCATCCGCGAGGACTGCCCCAATCTGCCGTCGTCCTACGTCGATCGTTTCCACGTCGACTCGGCCGTGTTCGACAGCCGCGCGCTGGAGCTGCTGGTCGACATCATGGGCGAAGAGCGCGTGATGCTGGGTTCGGATTATCCCTATCCGCTGGGCGAGCAACAGGTCGGCCAGCTGATCCGCGACACCCGCTTCAGCGCAGCCACGCATGCCCAGCTGTTGGCGGGTAATGCGCGCAGGTTCTTCGGCATTTGA
- a CDS encoding amino acid permease, translated as MQHSSDHFQGIVDQEKGLQRSLSSAQMSMIAIGGAIGTGLFLGSGFAIGFAGPSVLISYAVGAVIALLLMGCLAEMTVAHPTSGSFGAYAGYYVSPWAGFMVRYAYWASIVLAVGTEVTAVALYMQYWFPGSPAWLWIVLFSGALIVVNALSVNIFGFIEYWFSMIKIVAIVGFILLGAYIVYGAPVDGPIGFKNYVAHGGFFPKGYWGTWVAVIVSIFSYLSIEMIAVAAGEAKEPEKAITHAFRAAMFRLVIFYLLTLALMLAILPWSSAGTDKSPFVLVMEAIHVAGAPGIINFVVLIAALSAMNSQLYITTRMMFSLSRAGYASPQFGKVSKRGVPVRALGLSCIGIAIATALSVLYPKASFTLMMSVSMFGAMFTWLMIFVTHFCFRRRWSKEGGRPLAFRMWGFPGLTLLGALLMVAIMVTTYFTDEFKATLLSGIPFVALLSVIYFIWYRKPVKL; from the coding sequence ATGCAGCATAGCAGCGACCATTTTCAAGGAATTGTCGATCAGGAAAAGGGGTTGCAACGTAGTTTGAGCAGCGCCCAGATGTCGATGATCGCCATTGGCGGCGCCATCGGCACCGGCCTGTTTCTCGGCAGCGGTTTTGCGATCGGTTTTGCCGGTCCCAGCGTTCTCATCAGCTATGCCGTCGGTGCCGTCATCGCTCTGCTGCTGATGGGGTGCCTGGCCGAGATGACGGTGGCGCATCCGACCTCGGGATCGTTCGGCGCCTATGCCGGCTATTACGTCAGCCCCTGGGCCGGCTTCATGGTGCGCTATGCCTACTGGGCGTCGATCGTGCTGGCCGTCGGCACCGAAGTCACGGCGGTGGCGCTGTACATGCAGTACTGGTTTCCCGGTTCGCCGGCGTGGTTGTGGATCGTGCTGTTCTCGGGCGCACTGATCGTCGTCAATGCGCTGAGCGTGAACATCTTCGGCTTCATCGAATACTGGTTCTCGATGATCAAGATCGTCGCCATCGTCGGCTTCATCCTGCTGGGCGCGTACATCGTCTACGGCGCACCAGTCGACGGCCCTATCGGTTTCAAGAATTATGTGGCGCACGGGGGCTTCTTCCCCAAAGGTTATTGGGGCACCTGGGTGGCAGTGATCGTGTCGATCTTCAGCTACCTCAGCATTGAAATGATCGCCGTCGCCGCCGGCGAAGCCAAGGAGCCTGAAAAGGCCATCACGCACGCCTTCCGCGCTGCGATGTTCCGTCTGGTGATTTTCTATCTGCTGACCCTGGCGCTGATGCTGGCGATCCTGCCGTGGTCGTCGGCCGGTACCGACAAGAGTCCGTTCGTGCTGGTGATGGAAGCGATCCATGTCGCAGGCGCGCCCGGCATCATCAACTTCGTGGTGCTGATCGCCGCCTTGTCGGCCATGAATAGCCAGCTCTACATCACTACCCGCATGATGTTCAGCCTGTCGCGCGCCGGTTACGCCTCGCCGCAGTTCGGCAAGGTCAGCAAGCGCGGCGTGCCGGTGCGGGCGCTGGGCCTGTCGTGTATCGGCATCGCCATCGCGACCGCATTGAGCGTGCTGTATCCGAAAGCGTCGTTCACGCTGATGATGTCGGTATCGATGTTTGGTGCGATGTTCACCTGGCTGATGATCTTCGTGACGCACTTCTGCTTCCGCCGCCGCTGGAGCAAGGAAGGCGGCCGGCCGCTGGCGTTCCGCATGTGGGGTTTTCCGGGTCTGACTTTATTGGGTGCGCTGTTGATGGTGGCAATCATGGTGACGACGTATTTCACCGATGAGTTCAAGGCAACGCTGCTGTCGGGCATTCCCTTCGTGGCCTTGCTGAGCGTGATCTACTTCATCTGGTATCGCAAACCCGTGAAGCTCTGA
- a CDS encoding cupredoxin domain-containing protein has translation MSVNTNDKKVDAKRRLLLAGCAAGGLGVMAIAVAQPKDRVIKVTAKRFDFSPSVIPLKRGVPVILELTSLDIPMGFNAPDFGVRADMVPGKVAKLRFIPDKTGEFTFYCDIFCGSGHESMSGSLVVT, from the coding sequence ATGAGTGTGAATACAAACGATAAGAAAGTCGACGCGAAGCGACGTCTGCTGCTGGCCGGTTGCGCGGCAGGCGGACTGGGCGTGATGGCGATTGCAGTGGCTCAGCCGAAGGATCGCGTCATCAAAGTAACGGCCAAGCGATTCGATTTTTCACCCAGCGTCATCCCGCTGAAAAGAGGTGTTCCGGTGATCCTGGAGCTAACCAGTCTCGATATCCCGATGGGCTTCAATGCACCGGACTTTGGCGTACGTGCGGACATGGTGCCGGGCAAGGTCGCGAAGCTGCGGTTCATCCCGGATAAGACCGGCGAATTCACCTTTTACTGCGACATCTTCTGCGGCTCCGGCCATGAAAGCATGTCGGGTTCGCTGGTTGTAACCTGA
- a CDS encoding metallophosphoesterase — MNNGINNDPGNGVDRRGFLRLAGLGGVIFASGLSGWAAAADSMGVAGAEDFFFVQLSDTHWGFEGDVNPDAKGTLQKAVATVNGLEQVPDFIVFTGDLTHTTDDPRERRQRLAQFRDIVAALKVKTVYYMPGEHDAALDNGKAYQEFFGKTHYTFDHKGVHFIVLDNVTDPAARIGDEQLAWLAADLKQQPADARIVVFTHRPLFDLYPQWDWATRDGAKAVELLMPYSNVTVFYGHIHQENHHMTGHIAHHSAKSLIFPLPAPGSQPKRTPLAWDAAHPYQGLGVRTVKPEPRPRNTEYTLNELAVGAAKS; from the coding sequence ATGAACAATGGCATAAACAATGATCCCGGCAACGGGGTCGACAGGCGCGGCTTTCTTCGTCTGGCCGGACTCGGCGGCGTCATCTTTGCGTCAGGCTTGAGCGGATGGGCGGCAGCGGCGGACAGCATGGGCGTTGCCGGAGCGGAAGATTTCTTCTTCGTGCAGCTGTCGGATACGCACTGGGGCTTTGAGGGTGACGTCAATCCCGACGCCAAAGGCACCTTGCAGAAGGCCGTTGCTACCGTGAACGGCCTGGAGCAGGTGCCGGATTTCATCGTCTTCACCGGCGACCTGACGCACACCACGGACGACCCGCGTGAGCGCCGCCAGCGGCTGGCGCAGTTCCGCGACATCGTCGCGGCGCTCAAGGTGAAGACGGTGTACTACATGCCGGGTGAGCACGATGCCGCGCTGGACAACGGCAAGGCGTATCAGGAATTCTTCGGCAAGACGCATTACACCTTCGACCACAAGGGCGTGCATTTCATCGTGCTCGACAATGTCACCGATCCGGCTGCACGCATCGGTGACGAACAGCTGGCCTGGCTGGCTGCCGATCTCAAGCAACAACCGGCCGACGCACGTATCGTGGTGTTCACACATCGCCCGCTGTTTGACCTGTATCCGCAATGGGACTGGGCCACGCGCGACGGCGCCAAGGCGGTGGAGCTGTTGATGCCGTACTCCAACGTCACCGTGTTCTACGGTCACATCCATCAAGAAAACCATCACATGACCGGCCACATCGCGCATCACTCTGCGAAGTCGCTGATTTTCCCGCTGCCGGCGCCGGGATCGCAGCCCAAGCGCACACCGCTGGCCTGGGATGCCGCGCATCCGTATCAGGGACTTGGCGTGCGGACGGTCAAGCCGGAGCCGCGTCCGCGCAACACCGAATACACCCTGAACGAACTTGCCGTAGGAGCAGCGAAATCATGA
- a CDS encoding sigma-70 family RNA polymerase sigma factor, translating to MTDPIKNRRFHMLVMPHLNSAFNLACWLTRSRHDAEDLVQEASLRAFRFFDGFHGDDARAWLLTIVRNTFYTWYQENHAQQQNTLFDEEFHSLDTTDAVDMHYRDNNPEKLLLRKDSERQLQQGLAALPLEFREVMVMRELEDLSYKQIAGIVDIPIGTVMSRLGRGRKLLAKILAPANQGE from the coding sequence ATGACCGACCCGATAAAGAACCGACGATTTCACATGCTGGTGATGCCGCATCTGAACTCGGCATTCAACCTGGCCTGCTGGCTGACACGCAGCCGGCACGATGCAGAAGATCTGGTGCAAGAGGCCAGCCTGCGGGCTTTCCGCTTTTTTGACGGATTTCACGGTGACGATGCCCGCGCGTGGCTGCTCACGATCGTGCGCAATACCTTCTACACCTGGTATCAGGAGAACCATGCGCAGCAGCAGAACACGCTCTTCGATGAAGAGTTTCACAGTCTCGACACCACGGATGCCGTCGATATGCACTACCGCGACAACAATCCGGAAAAGCTGCTCTTGCGCAAGGATAGTGAACGCCAGTTGCAACAGGGACTTGCCGCTTTGCCGCTGGAGTTTCGCGAGGTCATGGTCATGCGTGAACTGGAGGATCTGTCGTACAAGCAAATCGCCGGCATCGTCGACATCCCGATCGGCACGGTCATGTCGCGTCTCGGCCGTGGCCGCAAGCTGCTGGCAAAAATTCTTGCTCCGGCAAATCAGGGGGAATGA
- a CDS encoding anti-sigma factor has translation MEHSEIMELLPAYVDQELGIAETLTVQSHLDSCPECRREYAEQSALSKCVRTETAYFKAPPDLAARIAAHIPDTLPQDKPRRISLPSFPASWGLSSNLSWLQVGTAMATLLVAVWSAGLYLNLPTADDRITEEAISNHVRSLQADHLTDVASTDQHTVKPWFNGKLNFAPTVIDLAPQGFVLEGGRLDYLDGHPVAALIYRRQKHPINLYIWPANGKDAGPKAESSRGYHVVHWTADEMHYWAVSDVEESELLKFSGILRLATHQ, from the coding sequence ATGGAACACAGCGAAATCATGGAACTGCTGCCGGCCTACGTGGATCAGGAACTCGGCATTGCAGAGACGCTTACCGTGCAAAGCCATCTGGACAGTTGCCCGGAGTGCCGGCGCGAATACGCCGAACAATCGGCGCTGAGCAAATGCGTACGCACTGAAACCGCTTACTTCAAGGCACCGCCGGATCTGGCCGCCCGCATTGCCGCTCATATTCCGGATACATTGCCGCAAGACAAGCCACGCCGGATCAGCCTGCCAAGCTTTCCGGCGAGCTGGGGTCTCAGCTCGAATCTGAGCTGGCTGCAGGTTGGCACGGCCATGGCGACCTTGCTGGTTGCGGTCTGGAGCGCCGGTCTGTATCTCAACCTGCCGACGGCGGACGACCGCATCACGGAGGAAGCCATCTCCAACCATGTACGTTCCCTGCAGGCCGACCATCTGACCGATGTCGCCTCCACCGATCAGCATACGGTGAAGCCGTGGTTCAACGGCAAGCTGAATTTTGCGCCGACAGTGATCGATCTTGCGCCGCAAGGCTTTGTGCTGGAAGGCGGCCGGCTGGATTATCTTGACGGCCATCCGGTCGCCGCGCTGATCTATCGCCGCCAGAAGCATCCCATCAATCTGTACATCTGGCCGGCCAACGGCAAAGACGCCGGGCCGAAGGCCGAGAGCAGCCGCGGCTATCACGTGGTGCACTGGACGGCGGACGAGATGCATTACTGGGCGGTGTCCGACGTGGAAGAAAGCGAATTGCTGAAGTTCTCCGGGATTTTGCGCCTGGCAACGCATCAATAA
- a CDS encoding ABC transporter substrate-binding protein produces MNVTKTAIAATVAAVFAGGFAAPAAAQISGDVVKIGIITDLSGVYIDIDGQGGIEAIKMAIADFGGTVNGKKIELVTADHQNKADIAASKAREWFDQQGVDMLIGGTNSGTSLAMAKVAGEKKKTFIAVGGATARLTNEECTPYTIHYAYDTVALAKGTGSAIVKNGGKSWYFLTADYAFGASLEKDTSDIVKANGGTVVGAVKHPLGASDFSSFMLQAQASKAQILGLANAGGDTINSIKAANEFGINKTMKLAGLLMFINDVHALTLQVTQGMYLTDGWYWDMNQETRDWSKRYFAKMKRMPSMLQAADYSATTQYLNAVKASGTDDPDKVIAQMHKTKINDFFAKNGYIRPDGRMVHDMYLMEVKKPSESKYPWDYYKVVQTIPAEQAWTTKAESKCSLWK; encoded by the coding sequence ATGAACGTCACCAAGACAGCCATCGCGGCGACCGTGGCCGCCGTATTTGCAGGGGGATTTGCCGCACCGGCGGCAGCGCAGATTTCAGGGGATGTGGTCAAGATCGGCATCATTACCGACTTATCGGGCGTCTATATCGACATCGACGGTCAGGGCGGGATCGAAGCGATCAAGATGGCGATTGCCGACTTCGGCGGCACGGTCAACGGCAAGAAGATTGAACTGGTCACGGCCGACCATCAGAACAAGGCCGACATCGCCGCCTCCAAGGCGCGCGAGTGGTTCGACCAGCAAGGCGTGGACATGCTGATCGGCGGCACCAATTCAGGCACCAGCCTGGCCATGGCCAAGGTGGCCGGTGAAAAGAAAAAAACCTTCATCGCCGTCGGCGGTGCGACTGCGCGGCTGACCAATGAGGAATGCACCCCCTACACCATCCATTACGCCTACGACACAGTCGCACTGGCCAAGGGTACCGGCTCGGCGATCGTCAAGAACGGCGGCAAGAGCTGGTACTTCCTGACGGCCGACTATGCCTTCGGCGCATCGCTGGAGAAAGATACCTCCGATATCGTCAAGGCCAACGGCGGCACGGTGGTGGGTGCGGTCAAGCATCCACTGGGCGCGTCGGACTTCTCGTCCTTCATGCTGCAGGCACAGGCATCGAAGGCGCAGATCCTGGGTCTGGCCAATGCCGGCGGCGACACCATCAACTCGATCAAGGCCGCCAACGAGTTCGGCATCAACAAGACCATGAAGCTGGCCGGCCTGCTGATGTTCATCAACGACGTGCATGCGCTGACGCTACAGGTCACGCAAGGCATGTATCTGACCGACGGCTGGTACTGGGACATGAATCAGGAAACCCGCGACTGGTCCAAGCGCTACTTCGCCAAGATGAAGCGCATGCCCTCGATGCTGCAAGCCGCCGACTACTCAGCGACGACGCAGTATCTGAATGCGGTCAAGGCCAGCGGCACCGACGATCCGGACAAGGTTATCGCGCAGATGCACAAGACCAAGATCAACGATTTCTTCGCCAAGAACGGCTACATTCGTCCGGATGGCCGCATGGTGCATGACATGTACCTGATGGAAGTGAAGAAGCCGTCCGAATCGAAGTATCCTTGGGATTACTACAAGGTGGTGCAGACCATTCCGGCTGAACAGGCCTGGACTACCAAGGCAGAATCCAAGTGCTCGCTGTGGAAGTAA
- a CDS encoding c-type cytochrome, with product MKFRSILFVTLSLPILFSPVTGMAASAAEESCRVCHKMDSKLIGPAFNDVAARYGKDKDAIAKLKRSMLDGSSGKWGTMAMPPNAGLTEAEAERFAHWIMSLNKK from the coding sequence ATGAAGTTTCGCTCCATCCTGTTCGTCACCTTGTCGCTGCCGATTCTGTTTTCACCTGTCACCGGCATGGCGGCATCGGCTGCCGAAGAAAGCTGCCGCGTCTGTCACAAGATGGACAGCAAGCTGATCGGCCCGGCCTTCAATGACGTCGCTGCGCGTTATGGCAAGGATAAGGACGCCATTGCCAAGTTGAAGCGCAGCATGCTTGACGGCAGCAGCGGCAAGTGGGGCACGATGGCCATGCCGCCCAACGCCGGGCTGACCGAGGCTGAGGCCGAGCGCTTCGCACACTGGATCATGAGTTTGAACAAGAAATAG
- a CDS encoding LVIVD repeat-containing protein has protein sequence MKTKFFQFSTIVALLAGAVVMSAHAQQPRSGVNLTAPDAPQAMPQHPLLPGEPAYPAPGTWGYDKTTGKFKSPDMAPDAYGAHPVEGSLPYLDLNQYEKNVKVENFTPYVAGAGHSWQASFDWNGRRYLYDYETWMYNLFDITDPHDIKVVQQKTFNTRGGEHQFGPFNVKFNKKLNKMIAVQCYEITRYGLLSNKYTKPDEVKNVRARQMLRGFRIFEVTSPQWTDWKLLSETSLDPYHSAQQQPQEGSGCQDVPVYNGDQYLFVAGAPDNSFANQEYKNYLYTGGQLAFDVSDPSNPKRLSMWWAPGSRLGEEEEYKKNPRAGNKTSWMGSRMPLFIPKPVEQGGKYGYAAMGGFGFYVIDISDPKNMKQVAHIDMPVSVTGTEGDNIDVSKVESTGMVYYSGYPMTEDCYEPLKAIYSIDVRDPKNPKIVNTLPTPVPPKDAPFTDFCQRRGSFGPKRSGYAQIQPGTPSPRYMPYSYYNAGMQMFDVKDPLNPTIAAYFVPKMIDPSRHTKDEQTQSIRALPNPVHSIFVEWDRNLVWVFSNHGIYTLSVPLLGQPVFGMPKK, from the coding sequence ATGAAAACAAAATTTTTCCAATTCAGCACGATCGTCGCGTTGCTGGCTGGCGCTGTCGTCATGTCGGCCCACGCACAGCAACCGCGCAGCGGCGTCAACCTGACTGCACCCGATGCGCCGCAAGCGATGCCGCAGCATCCGCTGCTGCCGGGGGAACCGGCTTATCCGGCGCCGGGCACCTGGGGCTATGACAAGACCACCGGCAAATTCAAAAGCCCCGACATGGCGCCTGACGCCTACGGTGCGCACCCGGTGGAAGGCAGCCTGCCTTACCTGGATCTGAACCAATACGAAAAGAACGTCAAGGTCGAGAATTTCACGCCTTACGTTGCCGGCGCCGGGCACAGCTGGCAGGCCTCGTTTGACTGGAACGGCCGCCGCTATCTGTACGACTACGAAACCTGGATGTACAACCTGTTCGACATCACCGATCCGCATGACATCAAGGTGGTGCAGCAGAAGACTTTCAACACCCGCGGCGGTGAACATCAGTTCGGCCCGTTCAACGTCAAGTTCAACAAGAAGCTGAACAAGATGATCGCGGTACAGTGTTATGAAATCACACGTTACGGCCTGCTCTCCAACAAGTACACCAAGCCCGACGAAGTCAAAAATGTGCGTGCCCGGCAGATGTTGCGCGGCTTCCGCATTTTCGAAGTGACCAGCCCGCAATGGACTGACTGGAAACTGTTGTCCGAGACTTCGCTCGATCCTTATCACTCGGCGCAACAGCAGCCGCAGGAAGGTTCCGGCTGTCAGGACGTGCCGGTCTATAACGGCGATCAGTACCTGTTCGTCGCCGGTGCGCCGGACAACAGCTTCGCCAACCAGGAGTACAAGAACTATCTGTACACCGGCGGCCAACTGGCGTTCGACGTCTCCGATCCAAGTAATCCAAAACGTCTGTCGATGTGGTGGGCGCCAGGCTCGCGTCTCGGTGAAGAAGAGGAATACAAGAAAAATCCTCGCGCCGGCAACAAGACCTCGTGGATGGGTTCGCGCATGCCGCTGTTCATTCCGAAACCGGTTGAGCAGGGCGGCAAGTACGGCTATGCAGCGATGGGCGGCTTCGGCTTCTACGTGATCGACATTTCCGATCCGAAGAACATGAAGCAAGTCGCACATATCGACATGCCTGTCAGCGTGACCGGTACCGAAGGCGACAACATCGACGTCTCCAAGGTTGAGTCGACCGGCATGGTGTACTACAGCGGCTATCCGATGACCGAAGACTGCTACGAACCGCTCAAGGCGATCTACTCGATCGACGTGCGCGATCCGAAGAATCCGAAGATCGTCAACACGCTGCCGACACCGGTCCCGCCGAAGGATGCGCCATTCACCGACTTTTGCCAGCGTCGCGGCAGCTTCGGTCCTAAGCGCAGTGGTTACGCTCAGATCCAGCCAGGCACGCCAAGCCCGCGCTACATGCCGTACTCGTACTACAACGCGGGCATGCAGATGTTTGACGTGAAGGATCCGCTGAATCCGACCATCGCCGCTTACTTCGTGCCGAAGATGATCGATCCGTCGCGTCACACCAAGGATGAACAGACACAATCGATCCGTGCTCTGCCAAATCCGGTGCACAGCATTTTCGTCGAGTGGGATCGTAATCTGGTGTGGGTGTTTTCCAACCACGGTATCTACACCTTGTCGGTGCCGCTGCTGGGACAACCCGTGTTCGGCATGCCGAAGAAATAA
- a CDS encoding porin — protein sequence MKLKGAVASALLLAGASGVVHAEDGVKISGFVDINLEHLSTPKNSVNRISSGGLNASRLVFSGDEDLGGGSKAFFTHEMQFSADTGAGPTPRQSFVGLTGSWGTISMGRQNTPSYWIAGYADPSWSADYSIVSNMQFFYAPYRENNSLAYNTPRVGGFMGRFMVTAGQEDGTSNGRYVSTAIEYREGPLFAGAVSDLKYNKNLTGPNILSSRDNYFALAYRFGSVEPTFIYHTYNGYYAYPPYVGFNASGWDAQAGVRWQITDRHRVFASFVVKKDDKNVAMSDAKGMLLGYGYNLSKRTDLYANYGRINVKNNTTVAYPMTFNSSGSPSPNSGIQLGIRHAF from the coding sequence ATGAAACTCAAAGGTGCAGTTGCGTCCGCATTGTTGTTGGCGGGAGCAAGCGGAGTGGTTCACGCCGAAGACGGCGTAAAAATTTCCGGCTTCGTCGATATCAATCTGGAGCATTTGTCGACGCCGAAGAACAGCGTCAATCGTATTTCCAGCGGTGGCCTCAATGCATCGCGCCTTGTCTTCAGTGGCGATGAAGATCTGGGAGGTGGCAGCAAGGCCTTCTTCACGCATGAAATGCAGTTCTCTGCCGATACCGGTGCCGGTCCGACGCCGCGCCAGTCGTTTGTCGGCCTGACAGGCTCCTGGGGCACGATCTCCATGGGACGTCAGAACACCCCTTCGTACTGGATCGCAGGTTATGCCGACCCAAGCTGGTCGGCCGACTACAGTATCGTCAGCAACATGCAGTTCTTCTACGCGCCGTATCGCGAGAATAACTCGCTGGCCTACAACACGCCGCGCGTGGGCGGTTTCATGGGCCGCTTCATGGTCACCGCCGGTCAGGAAGATGGCACCAGTAATGGTCGCTATGTCAGTACTGCCATTGAGTATCGCGAAGGCCCGCTGTTCGCCGGCGCCGTCAGCGACCTCAAGTACAACAAGAACCTGACCGGCCCCAACATCCTGAGCTCGCGCGACAACTACTTCGCGCTGGCGTACCGCTTCGGTTCGGTCGAGCCTACCTTCATCTATCACACTTATAACGGCTACTACGCCTATCCACCGTATGTCGGCTTCAACGCCAGCGGCTGGGATGCGCAAGCCGGCGTGCGTTGGCAGATCACCGATCGCCATCGCGTCTTCGCCAGCTTCGTGGTCAAGAAGGATGACAAGAACGTCGCCATGTCGGACGCCAAAGGCATGCTGCTCGGCTACGGTTACAACCTGTCCAAGCGCACTGACCTGTATGCCAACTATGGCCGTATCAACGTGAAGAACAACACGACCGTGGCGTACCCGATGACCTTCAACAGCAGCGGTTCGCCGTCGCCGAACAGTGGCATCCAGCTGGGTATTCGTCACGCGTTCTGA
- the kynU gene encoding kynureninase, whose translation MVTRQDCITLDQQDALAACRDKFALPEGEIYLDGNSLGAMPRHLPARMQEVMVKEWGNGLIRSWNDASWIDLPKRVAGQVARLIGAGKDEVMVADSTSVNLYKALVAAVRLNPARKVILSERGNFPTDLYIAQGVAEIFNLEIRYVDSTPEAVLAGLDDSVAVVMLTHVNYRTGQIYPMQEITAKAHAVGALALWDLAHSAGAVEVDLNAAKADMAVGCGYKYLNGGPGAPAFVFVAERHHKDMRQPLSGWHGHVRPFEFVLGYEPAPGIESMQCGTPPLLSMLSLESALEIFDGVEMSALRKKSVALTELFIKLVDEKLSPYQFGLASPRDSAVRGSQVSLTHEQGYAIVQALIARGITGDFRMPNILRFGFTPLYVSFTNVYDTVQAIAEIMESGEWNQDKFLTKKAVT comes from the coding sequence ATGGTAACAAGACAGGACTGTATTACGCTGGACCAGCAAGATGCGCTGGCCGCATGCCGCGACAAGTTTGCATTGCCGGAAGGCGAGATCTATCTCGACGGCAACTCGTTGGGCGCCATGCCCAGACACTTGCCGGCACGCATGCAGGAAGTCATGGTCAAGGAATGGGGTAACGGCCTGATCCGCTCCTGGAACGACGCCAGCTGGATCGACCTGCCCAAGCGCGTAGCCGGACAAGTTGCACGCCTGATCGGCGCCGGCAAGGATGAAGTCATGGTCGCCGACTCCACCTCGGTCAATCTGTACAAGGCGCTGGTCGCCGCTGTTCGTCTGAATCCGGCACGCAAGGTCATCCTCAGCGAACGCGGCAATTTCCCGACTGATCTCTATATCGCTCAGGGCGTGGCCGAAATCTTCAATCTCGAAATCCGTTATGTCGACTCGACACCGGAAGCCGTGCTTGCCGGTCTCGACGACAGCGTTGCCGTGGTCATGCTGACTCACGTCAACTACCGCACCGGTCAGATCTATCCGATGCAGGAAATCACCGCCAAGGCACACGCCGTCGGCGCACTGGCCTTGTGGGATCTGGCGCACAGCGCCGGCGCGGTGGAAGTCGACCTCAATGCGGCCAAGGCTGATATGGCAGTGGGTTGCGGTTACAAATATCTGAACGGCGGCCCTGGCGCGCCAGCGTTTGTGTTCGTCGCGGAACGCCACCACAAGGACATGCGCCAGCCGCTGTCCGGCTGGCACGGCCACGTGCGTCCTTTTGAATTCGTGCTCGGCTACGAGCCGGCGCCCGGCATCGAAAGTATGCAATGCGGCACGCCGCCGCTGTTGTCGATGCTGTCGCTGGAATCGGCACTGGAGATTTTCGACGGCGTCGAGATGAGCGCCCTGCGCAAGAAGAGCGTCGCCCTGACCGAGCTGTTTATCAAACTGGTCGATGAAAAGCTCTCGCCCTACCAATTCGGTCTGGCCTCGCCGCGCGACTCTGCCGTACGCGGCAGCCAGGTGTCGCTGACACATGAGCAAGGCTACGCCATCGTGCAGGCGTTGATCGCACGCGGCATCACAGGTGATTTCCGCATGCCGAACATTCTGCGTTTCGGTTTTACGCCGCTGTACGTGAGCTTTACCAACGTCTACGACACCGTACAGGCAATCGCCGAAATCATGGAAAGCGGCGAATGGAATCAGGACAAATTCCTCACCAAGAAGGCAGTGACCTGA